One window from the genome of Eucalyptus grandis isolate ANBG69807.140 chromosome 7, ASM1654582v1, whole genome shotgun sequence encodes:
- the LOC120296040 gene encoding uncharacterized protein LOC120296040 → MADWVAAFAVGLISHNQGNSSAHVVEVDEGLQAFWASFLLLHLGGPDTITAFSLEDSSLWPRHLLSLIFQVYTAIYVFVRIFPSDKSLVIPTILVFLAGVIKIAERTLSLYLLSLPRVRQSTLLEKELRMAVDSQLLEELNVLGDGHGCSDEGRAKLDESIVIKHAYSLFQIFKVFIVDLIFTRKQREMSREYFAKVSAMDALRVISVELDFIYEKLHIKALTIRHKWSYIFRIITCTSVVVALGQFNRLKKYGLPKLDVKITHFLLFGGIILDGIALLMLVFSDWTIAGIKYNTTGSSKLDSFLHRLVSTMDYLRKPRYAACKVESYTNVTYEVLDTPLIFRRWSKSISICNLFSEALKESPRKICKCNKFWGIIIIKNICSLPFQMVDKIISCVHQAGQTIERFCGKRSMIADAKYVSKNPFFKKLWIIIFNEVKEGSRKLDDPEMVRQIVNTSGNLFFPRRSWTRNLNKVSDHVTKPNFHIHIIRLHIATEIWYNIEICIGRNDEREFCKILSDYMLYLLLNRPNVMSTVAAVGIAQMISSATLHELRDRIISDVTKDPEGMCKKLYNTVGPRARAVLGGNYHSESLLNEGVRLAHGIEDYGKMKWIFMSQAWLGILLYAAVNIKGEAHAQVLSKGGELLTFIWLLMAHFGCFYKPKWGMYYEFWDEYLRSQSNE, encoded by the coding sequence ATGGCTGATTGGGTAGCTGCATTTGCGGTTGGGCTCATTTCTCACAACCAAGGCAATTCAAGTGCTCATGTAGTAGAAGTCGATGAAGGACTTCAGGCATTTTGGGCCTCATTTCTCTTACTACATCTTGGTGGTCCAGACACCATCACTGCCTTTTCTCTTGAGGACAGTTCACTTTGGCCACGGCATCTGCTCAGTCTCATCTTCCAAGTCTACACTGCCATCTACGTCTTTGTGCGGATATTTCCTAGCGACAAGTCGTTGGTGATCCCAACGATTTTGGTGTTTCTTGCAGGGGTTATAAAAATTGCGGAGAGGACATTGTCACTTTATCTCTTGAGCCTTCCAAGGGTTAGGCAATCGACGCTTTTAGAAAAGGAGCTAAGAATGGCCGTAGACTCGCAATTGCTTGAAGAACTCAATGTTCTAGGGGATGGACATGGATGTTCCGATGAAGGAAGAGCAAAGCTTGATGAGAGCATCGTGATAAAGCATGCTTACTCATTATTTCAAATCTTTAAGGTTTTCATCGTAGATCTCATCTTCACAAGAAAACAACGCGAAATGAGCCGCGAATATTTTGCCAAAGTTTCTGCAATGGATGCGTTGAGAGTGATATCAGTTGAACTTGATTTCATTTATGAAAAGCTCCACATAAAAGCGTTGACAATACGTCACAAGTGGAGCTACATTTTCCGCATCATAACTTGCACTAGTGTTGTGGTGGCTTTGGGCCAGTTCAATCGCTTGAAGAAGTATGGACTCCCCAAGCTTGATGTGAAAATTactcatttccttcttttcggAGGGATTATTCTTGATGGGATAGCTCTGTTGATGCTTGTTTTCTCCGATTGGACTATTGCAGGAATCAAGTATAACACCACAGGGTCATCTAAACTAGATTCATTTCTCCACAGGTTGGTATCCACCATGGATTACCTGAGGAAGCCTCGATATGCCGCATGTAAAGTAGAATCTTACACCAATGTTACTTATGAGGTCTTAGATACACCTTTAATATTTCGAAGGTGGTCAAAGTCCATCTCTATTTGCAACCTTTTTTCTGAGGCATTGAAGGAGAGTCCGAGAAAGATATGTAAATGCAATAAGTTTTGGGGCATcatcattattaaaaatatttgcaGTTTGCCATTTCAAATGGTTGACAAGATCATCTCTTGTGTCCATCAAGCTGGTCAGACAATTGAAAGATTCTGTGGTAAAAGATCAATGATTGCGGATGCGAAGTATGTGTCGAAGAATCCCTTTTTTAAGAAGCTATGGATTATCATCTTTAACGAGGTGAAAGAAGGATCTAGGAAATTGGATGATCCAGAAATGGTGAGGCAGATAGTTAACACTAGTGGTAATCTGTTTTTCCCGCGTAGATCGTGGACACGAAATCTCAACAAAGTTTCAGACCATGTCACCAAGCCTAATTTCCATATCCATATTATAAGGTTGCACATTGCTACTGAAATTTGGTATAACATAGAGATATGCATTGGaagaaatgatgaaagggaGTTTTGCAAGATCTTGTCCGATTATATGTTATATCTTTTACTTAATCGGCCTAATGTGATGTCCACTGTGGCGGCGGTGGGTATTGCCCAAATGATATCATCAGCGACGCTGCACGAGCTTCGGGACCGCATAATCAGTGATGTGACCAAGGATCCGGAAGGGATGTGCAAAAAATTGTACAATACTGTGGGCCCTCGAGCAAGGGCCGTGTTGGGTGGTAATTACCATTCGGAATCCTTACTCAACGAAGGGGTCCGATTGGCCCACGGAATAGAAGATTATGGGAAAATGAAGTGGATTTTCATGAGCCAAGCGTGGCTTGGGATATTGCTATATGCAGCAGTTAATATTAAGGGAGAGGCACATGCGCAGGTGCTGAGCAAAGGTGGAGAGCTTCTTACCTTTATTTGGCTGTTAATGGCTCATTTCGGTTGCTTCTACAAACCTAAATGGGGCATGTATTACGAATTCTGGGATGAGTATCTACGTTCACAATCTAATGAATAA